From Sceloporus undulatus isolate JIND9_A2432 ecotype Alabama chromosome 6, SceUnd_v1.1, whole genome shotgun sequence, one genomic window encodes:
- the LOC121935150 gene encoding golgin subfamily A member 6-like protein 22, with product MEYLQRLLGTLQQAVDFISSFTAYLLGDETHPGARVSENARETRNRSSHYNYEIETTHYGDVLQERHLEAFEGSFTIEEILARAEVLSVNGAQTTAVKPELPETPYKYKEDYEQKLSDSCQFLADTPQEKLTAIVTGGKQKKDLEGLLEWDPERTSWNGEAQQEVQEKVINSKWKPFRPSKEHEDLSVTGGTTVGQEKELQKTSWTQGAHDGTSNGAQFLGEQQRRLEEAAWIGVFQHVELEDTNKMADEQQVEAKEQEEKGEEEEEPSPPPSPPPPPPSPPDQQEEARMVEAEEGILEATLGEGETGRNQEELVEEKEEVGRSYQWKPKDKEETGGIIVEWGKDQKEILWNKEVQQGAPDWTQLVVEQQRGLEEATVRTGGFQHSMLEEENKMAAGQQQETAKKELVEADDNWKWERNSMAMEEEIQETVVGELETERNQEEVLEEEEKMGRSHQREPKGEVEVEKEMSGRQEKKLEETLWNKVVPQEEPDWEQLVDEQQVELERTASSVEFQSGELEEADKMAERQCLEAEKEHVEVVEEKEDLGYMVAGKEGVQKGIASGGEFDGDQQKVLEEQERSHQWEPKEEAEVEGTTIALEGELEEIWMNKKEAQQGILDWNQLVKKQQRRLVKEGGEGLQHEIVEEVDKMMDGQQLGTAKEEEEELKAEEDQQQEPNRLAVEEGIMECMPDKSETVGDQKEVGEEKDEMGRNHKWELKGEVEEETGTTEKQERELEETLWNREGHQRSPKWEHFVEEKQVELERTASSVAFRYEHLEEREEMVEKHCLEVEKEHAEEEEVIEEWKGMVDIVAERDQNQEAIPSSEETIGEQQEDVEEEEIERSHQWKPKDEVEEVGETTVDQERELEERRGNKEVQQEAPEVPQFVTEQQELQKVAAWTGGLQCGLLEVVDKKAEGQQLEAEQVEGEEVKADEYQQWDPDTAAIKGIWKGMLDEAETEEDYEEEPKGKKDLRIDQWESEETAVNFQEQYGEPKETADNREGHCEKLAGAEENEGDQQEEPARNGAEAKAEEQKEHTGSILEDDEGEMSEQLTEPLCLDKEMLANITGGQLRQLEEKQQCLQQGFMLSSTSLESDPLPGPRTFLVEVTSLDTSAQKERVLLRRKSSIRRAPSLKRSNPSMENLAQEENMTDPKDTPPQPQPQPQPPSRPPLRNFGFGPMHPNMMAELQIRMRKPQ from the exons ATGGAGTATCTTCAACGGCTGCTGGGGACCCTGCAACAGGCTGTG gattttatttcttcctttaccGCCTACCTGCTTGGAGATGAAACTCATCCAGGAGCTAGAGTGTCAGAAAATGCAAGGGAGACAAGAAACCGTAGCAGCCACTATAACTATGAAATTGAGACAACACACTATGG AGACGTTCTTCAAGAGAGGCATTTGGAAGCCTTTGAAGGATCATTCACCATAGAG GAGATTCTGGCGAGAGCAGAAGTTCTCAGTGTCAATGGTGCTCAGACTACAGCAGTCAAGCCTGAACTGCCTGAAACACCCTACAAATATAAGGAAGACTATGAGCAGAAACTCTCAG ACTCCTGTCAGTTTCTAGCTGATACCCCTCAAGAAAAACTCACAGCAATAGTGACTGGCGGTAAACAGAAGAAAGACCTGGAGGGACTCCTTGAATGGGATCCAGAAAGAACCAGCTGGAATGGGGAAGCTCAGCAAGAGGTGCAAGAGAAGGTGATAAACAGCAAATGGAAACCATTCAGGCCAAGCAAAGAGCATGAAGACCTCAGTGTCACAGGAGGGACCACAGTGGGTCAGGAGAAGGAGCTGCAGAAAACGTCATGGACCCAGGGAGCTCATGATGGGACATCCAACGGGGCACAGTTTTTAGGGGAACAGCAAAGAAGACTAGAGGAGGCAGCATGGATTGGAGTATTTCAACATGTAGAGCTGGAGGACACAAACAAAATGGCAGATGAGCAGCAGGTAGAAGCTAAGGaacaggaagaaaagggagaagaagaagaagaaccatcaccaccaccatcaccaccgccgccgccgccatcacCACCAGACCAACAAGAGGAGGCCAGAATGGTGGAAGCAGAAGAAGGTATTCTGGAAGCAACCCTTGGTGAGGGAGAGACTGGCAGAAACCAGGAGGAGCtggtagaagaaaaagaagaggtggGAAGAAGCTATCAGTGGAAgccaaaagacaaagaagaaacaggaggaaTCATAGTGGAGTGGGGAAAGGATCAGAAAGAAATTTTATGGAACAAAGAGGTTCAGCAAGGAGCACCAGATtggacccagcttgttgtggaACAGCAGAGAGGGCTAGAGGAGGCCACAGTGCGGACTGGAGGCTTTCAGCATAGCATGCTGGAGGAGGAGAACAAAATGGCAGCGGGACAGCAGCAGGAAACTGCAAAGAAAGAACTAGTAGAGGCAGATGACAACTGGAAGTGGGAGCGAAATAGCATGGCAATGGAAGAAGAAATTCAAGAAACAGTGGTGGGTGAGTTAGAGACTGAGAGAAACCAGGAGGAGgtgctagaagaagaagaaaagatgggGAGAAGCCATCAGCGAGAGCCAAAAGGAGAAGTAGAAGTGGAAAAAGAGATGAGCGGGAGGCAAGAAAAGAAGCTAGAGGAGACTTTGTGGAACAAAGTGGTTCCACAAGAGGAACCAGACTGGGAACAGTTGGTAGATGAACAGCAGGTAGAGCTAGAGAGGACAGCATCATCTGTGGAATTTCAGAGTGGGGAGCTGGAAGAGGCAGACAAAATGGCAGAGAGGCAGTGCTTGGAGGCTGAAAAGGAGCATGTAGAAGTGGTTGAGGAAAAGGAGGATTTGGGATATATGGTAGCAGGGAAAGAAGGAGTTCAGAAAGGAATAGCAAGTGGGGGAGAGTTTGATGGAGACCAGCAGAAGGTGCTAGAAGAGCAGGAGAGAAGTCACCAGTGGGAGCCAAAGGAAGAAGCAGAAGTAGAAGGAACCACAATAGCTCTGGAGGGGGAGCTAGAGGAGATTTGGATGAACAAAAAAGAGGCTCAGCAAGGGATACTAGATTGGAACCAGCTTGTTAAAAAACAACAGAGGAGGCTGGTGAAGGAGGGAGGTGAAGGATTGCAGCATGAGATAGTGGAAGAAGTGGATAAAATGATGGATGGCCAGCAGTTGGGAActgcaaaggaagaggaagaagaattaAAAGCAGAGGAAGACCAGCAGCAGGAGCCAAATAGGCTGGCAGTAGAAGAAGGAATTATGGAATGTATGCCAGATAAATCAGAGACTGTGGGAGACCAGAAGGAGGTGGGTGAAGAGAAAGATGAAATGGGAAGAAATCATAAGTGGGAACTAAAAGGTGAAGTAGAAGAGGAAACAGGGACAACAGAGAAGCAGGAAAGAGAGCTGGAGGAGACTTTGTGGAACAGGGAGGGTCACCAAAGGTCACCAAAGTGGGAACACTTTGTAGAGGAAAAGCAGGTAGAACTAGAGAGGACAGCCTCATCTGTGGCATTTCGGTATGAGCACctagaagagagagaagaaatggtAGAGAAACATTGCTTGGAGGTTGAGAAGGaacatgcagaggaagaagaggtgatTGAGGAGTGGAAAGGAATGGTAGATATAGTAGCAGAGAGAGATCAAAATCAGGAAGCAATACCAAGTAGCGAAGAGACTATAGGGGAGCAGCAGGAGGATGTAGAGGAAGAAGAGATAGAGAGAAGCCATCAGTGGAAGCCAAAAGATGAAGTAGAAGAGGTAGGAGAAACCACAGTGGATCAGGAGAGGGAgctagaagaaagaagggggaacaAGGAGGTTCAGCAAGAAGCACCAGAGGTGCCCCAATTTGTTACAGAACAGCAAGAGCTGCAGAAAGTTGCAGCATGGACTGGAGGACTTCAGTGTGGGTTGCTAGAGGTAGTAGACAAAAAGGCAGAGGGCCAGCAGTTGGAGGCCGAGCAGGTAGAGGGAGAAGAAGTAAAAGCAGATGAATACCAGCAGTGGGATCCAGATACAGCAGCAATAAAAGGAATTTGGAAAGGAATGCTGGATGAAGCAGAGACTGAGGAAGACTATGAGGAggaaccaaaaggaaaaaaagatttgaGAATAGATCAGTGGGAGTCAGAGGAAACTGCTGTGAATTTCCAAGAGCAGTATGGAGAGCCAAAGGAAACAGCAGATAACAGAGAGGGCCATTGTGAAAAACTGGCAGGGGCAGAAGAGAATGAAGGGGACCAGCAAGAAGAACCTGCGAGAAATGGGGCAGAGGCTAAAGCGGAAGAACAGAAGGAGCACACAGGAAGCATACTGGAGGATGATGAGGGGGAAATGTCAGAGCAGCTGACAGAACCTTTATGTCTTGACAAAGAAATGCTGGCCAACATTACAGGAGGCCAACTGAGACAGCTGGAAGAGAAACAACAGTGCTTGCAGCAGGGGTTCATGCTGTCTAGTACCTCCCTTGAAAGCGACCCTCTGCCTGGGCCCAGAACCTTCCTGGTTGAG GTCACATCCCTGGACACAAGTGCCCAGAAGGAACGGGTGCTGCTACGTCGGAAGAGCTCCATCCGACGGGCACCCAGCTTGAAAAGATCAAATCCATCAATGGAGAACTTAGCACAGGAGGAAAACATGACTGATCCCAAGGACACTCCACCTCAGCCACAACCACAGCCACAACCACCAAGCAGACCACCCCTGAGGAATTTTGG GTTTGGACCTATGCACCCCAACATGATGGCTGAACTGCAGATACGCATGCGCAAACCCCAGTGA
- the CLN3 gene encoding battenin has product MGPPGRGWQSISADSDEENEDVPPAVEPEAPQDACSKRRNNVGFWLLGLCNNFAYVVMLSAAHDILSHQKVPAGNGTGPIPPKANSSRYDCNPVSTGAVLLADILPTLLIKFSAPFCIHLFPYGLRVAICVVTAWSSFLLVAFSTTTVQSMAGVVLASISSGLGEITFLALTSFFDSAVVSAWSSGTGGAGLIGALSYLGLTEAGLSPQHTLLIMTIVPVIMQASYCFLLSPPAQAPRCGWGAKKSLRAASVTHQPLLGGSVTLQNTPETQSPQLSLQEKGQVVKGLLKYLIPLAVVYFAEYFINQGLFELLYFQEAPFSHPQQYRWYQMLYQGGVFVSRSSATCIRIRQIWLLAVLQFLNMVFLLVAVSYMFIPSIYVVFVLILYEGLLGGAGYVNTFHCVSEESKPEHREFAMGVSCVADTLGISLSGVIAIPVHDYFCRLP; this is encoded by the exons ATGGGGCCTCCTGGGAGAGGATGGCAAAGCATCTCGGCTGATTCTGATG AGGAAAATGAGGATGTGCCCCCCGCAGTGGAGCCTGAAGCCCCCCAAGATGCCTGTAGCAAGAGGAGGAATAACGTGGGCTTCTG GTTGCTGGGACTCTGCAACAACTTTGCTTATGTGGTCATGTTGAGTGCTGCCCATGATATTCTCAGCCATCAGAAGGTGCCAGCAGGCAATGGGACTGGGCCG ATTCCCCCCAAGGCTAATTCTTCTCGGTATGACTGCAATCCCGTCTCAACAGGG GCTGTGCTGTTAGCTGACATTCTGCCCACTCTTCTCATCAAATTCAGCGCCCCTTTTTGTATCCACTTGTTCCCATATGG ATTGCGTGTTGCAATTTGTGTTGTCACAGCCTGGAGCAGTTTCCTACTGGTGGCCTTCTCAACAACCACAGTGCAAAGCATGGCAG gtGTTGTGCTGGCCAGTATTTCATCTGGTCTGGGTGAAATAACATTCCTGGCACTCACGTCTTTTTTTGACAG TGCCGTGGTGTCTGCTTGGTCCTCTGGAACTGGCGGGGCTGGCTTGATAGGTGCCCTTTCCTATCTTGGACTGACAGAGGCAGGTCTGAGCCCTCAACACACCCTTCTCATCATGACAATTGTTCCAGTCATCATGCAAGCCAG CTATTGTTTCCTGTTGTCTCCACCTGCTCAGGCTCCCCGCTGTGGCTGGGGTGCAAAGAAATCCCTGCGGGCCGCTTCTGTGACCCACCAACCACTTCTGGGGGGTAGCGTTACACTCCAAAATA CTCCAGAGACACAAAGTCCTCAGCTCAGCTtgcaagaaaaggggcaggtggTCAAG GGTCTCTTGAAATACCTCATTCCTTTGGCTGTTGTGTATTTTGCAGAATACTTCATCAACCAGGGGCTG TTTGAGCTGCTGTATTTCCAAGAAGCACCTTTTAGTCACCCCCAACAATATCGTTG GTACCAGATGCTTTACCAGGGTGGGGTGTTTGTCTCACGTTCCTCGGCCACCTGTATACGAATTCGACAGATTTGGCTCCTTGCAGTATTGCAG TTCCTGAACATGGTGTTCCTCTTGGTTGCTGTAAGCTACATGTTTATACCTAGCATCTATGTGGTTTTCGTTCTGATACTCTACGAGGGATTGTTGGGAGGAGCAGGTTACGTGAACACTTTCCATTGTGTCAGTGAAGAG